From a single Streptomyces sp. NBC_00377 genomic region:
- a CDS encoding carbohydrate ABC transporter permease translates to MATPATAGAPGAPAPPRSRKSVTGTRRTVAALFLLPALVLLGALVVYPIGYSVVRSFYDQSGDGFAGVDNYKALFTDEGIRTALKNNVIWVVFAPTVATALGLIFAVLTERVRWGTAFKLVVFMPMAISMLAAGIIFRLVYDQDPDKGVANAVWVGVHDTFAESSAFPKAHPGRDSPLRPQNGGFVTRTAVHTGEPVALPLVGVAPDQMPGSAAKAVKARPEQDAVTGTAWQDFTRGKGVGTLGAPDPSELGYAGMRIEAVKDGKVVASAKAADDGTFTLPAAADGALLRLPASNFKEAYNGLDWLGPSLVTPAIIGSYIWMWAGFAMVLIAAGLAGIPRELLEAARVDGANEWQVFRRVTVPLLAPVLAVVAVTLMINVLKVFDLVFIIAPGSSQDDANVLALELYRKGFSEDQPGIASAIAVFLLLLVIPVMWFNVRRLRREVRR, encoded by the coding sequence ATGGCAACGCCTGCGACGGCGGGGGCTCCTGGAGCCCCCGCCCCTCCTCGCTCACGCAAGAGCGTGACCGGCACCCGGAGGACCGTGGCCGCACTGTTCCTGCTGCCCGCCCTGGTGCTGCTCGGCGCGCTCGTGGTCTACCCGATCGGGTACTCGGTCGTGCGCAGTTTCTACGACCAGTCCGGCGACGGCTTCGCCGGCGTCGACAACTACAAGGCCCTCTTCACGGACGAGGGCATCCGTACCGCCCTCAAGAACAACGTGATCTGGGTGGTGTTCGCGCCCACCGTCGCGACCGCGCTCGGTCTCATCTTCGCGGTGCTGACCGAACGGGTGCGCTGGGGCACCGCGTTCAAGCTGGTCGTCTTCATGCCGATGGCGATCTCCATGCTCGCCGCCGGCATCATCTTCCGGCTGGTCTACGACCAGGATCCGGACAAGGGCGTCGCCAACGCGGTGTGGGTGGGCGTCCACGACACGTTCGCCGAGTCGTCGGCGTTCCCGAAGGCCCACCCGGGCCGGGACTCGCCGCTCCGACCGCAGAACGGCGGGTTCGTCACCAGGACCGCCGTGCACACCGGCGAACCGGTCGCCCTTCCCCTGGTCGGCGTCGCTCCCGACCAGATGCCCGGCAGTGCGGCGAAGGCCGTGAAGGCGCGGCCCGAACAGGACGCGGTCACCGGGACCGCCTGGCAGGACTTCACCCGCGGCAAGGGCGTCGGCACGCTCGGCGCACCCGACCCGTCCGAGCTGGGCTACGCCGGGATGCGGATCGAGGCGGTGAAGGACGGCAAGGTGGTCGCGTCGGCGAAGGCGGCCGACGACGGCACCTTCACGCTTCCGGCCGCGGCCGACGGCGCGCTGCTCAGGCTGCCCGCGAGCAACTTCAAGGAGGCGTACAACGGCCTGGACTGGCTGGGCCCCTCGCTGGTCACGCCGGCGATCATCGGCTCGTACATCTGGATGTGGGCGGGCTTCGCGATGGTGCTGATCGCGGCGGGTCTGGCCGGGATCCCGCGCGAACTGCTCGAAGCGGCCCGGGTGGACGGCGCCAACGAGTGGCAGGTGTTCCGTCGGGTCACCGTCCCGCTGCTCGCGCCGGTCCTCGCGGTCGTCGCCGTCACTTTGATGATCAATGTGCTGAAGGTCTTCGACCTGGTCTTCATCATCGCCCCGGGCTCCTCCCAGGACGACGCGAACGTGCTCGCCCTGGAGCTGTACCGCAAGGGCTTCTCCGAGGACCAGCCCGGCATCGCCAGCGCCATCGCGGTGTTCCTGCTGCTCCTGGTGATCCCGGTGATGTGGTTCAACGTGCGTCGGCTCAGGCGGGAGGTGCGGCGGTGA
- a CDS encoding serine/threonine-protein kinase codes for MARKIGSRYTAHQILGRGSAGTVWLGEGPDGPVAVKLLREDLASDEELVGRFVQERTALLGLEHPHVVSVRDLVVDGNDLALVMDLVRGTDLRTRLERDRRLAPEAAVAIVADIAEGLAAAHAAGIVHRDVKPENILLDMQGPLGPGGSHRALLTDFGVAKLIDTPKRTRATKIIGTPDYLAPEIVEGLPPRASVDIYALATVLYELLAGFTPFGGGHPGAVLRRHVTESVAPLPGITDELWQLIVQCLAKAPASRLRATELAARLREQLPTLAGMPPLDVDEPDPEQEEGEPAEAEPSASSPTTPSGRARRGSVPLVPHAKPDSNRDTHTSMRVPAPDELAGGAHGTARVPRAAGAPRPGSARNRSATRRRRITLGVAAVALVAAAGIGTWAATSGDDAGATPQDTKNSTPASP; via the coding sequence TTGGCACGGAAGATCGGCAGCCGGTACACCGCCCACCAGATCCTGGGACGGGGCAGCGCCGGCACGGTGTGGCTGGGCGAGGGACCGGACGGGCCCGTCGCCGTCAAGCTGCTGCGCGAGGACCTCGCCTCCGACGAGGAGCTCGTGGGCCGCTTCGTGCAGGAGCGCACCGCCCTGCTCGGGCTGGAGCACCCGCACGTGGTGTCCGTCCGGGACCTGGTGGTCGACGGCAACGACTTGGCCCTGGTCATGGACCTCGTCCGCGGCACGGACCTGCGCACCCGCCTCGAACGGGACCGGCGGCTCGCGCCCGAGGCCGCCGTGGCGATCGTCGCGGACATCGCCGAGGGGCTGGCCGCCGCCCACGCGGCCGGGATCGTGCACCGGGACGTGAAGCCCGAGAACATCCTGCTCGACATGCAGGGCCCGCTCGGTCCCGGCGGCTCGCACCGCGCCCTGCTGACCGACTTCGGCGTCGCGAAACTGATCGACACCCCCAAACGGACCCGAGCCACGAAGATCATCGGCACGCCTGACTATCTGGCGCCGGAGATCGTGGAGGGCCTGCCGCCGCGTGCCTCGGTGGACATCTACGCCCTGGCGACCGTCCTGTACGAGCTCCTCGCGGGCTTCACCCCCTTCGGGGGCGGTCATCCGGGCGCGGTGCTGCGCCGCCACGTCACGGAGTCCGTCGCTCCGCTTCCCGGCATCACGGACGAGCTGTGGCAGCTCATCGTGCAGTGCCTGGCGAAGGCGCCGGCGTCCCGGCTGCGGGCGACCGAGCTGGCGGCACGGCTGCGGGAGCAGCTGCCGACGCTGGCGGGGATGCCGCCGCTGGACGTCGACGAGCCGGACCCGGAGCAGGAGGAGGGCGAGCCGGCCGAGGCCGAGCCCTCCGCCTCTTCTCCGACGACGCCTTCCGGGCGGGCCCGGCGCGGTTCGGTGCCGCTGGTGCCGCACGCCAAGCCGGACTCCAACCGGGACACCCACACGTCGATGCGGGTGCCCGCGCCGGACGAGCTGGCGGGCGGGGCGCACGGCACGGCACGGGTGCCGAGGGCGGCGGGGGCGCCGCGTCCCGGTTCGGCGCGCAACCGCTCCGCCACGCGGCGGCGGCGCATCACGCTCGGTGTGGCGGCGGTGGCGCTGGTTGCCGCGGCGGGGATCGGCACCTGGGCGGCCACCTCCGGTGACGACGCGGGGGCGACCCCCCAGGACACGAAGAACTCGACGCCGGCGTCCCCTTGA
- a CDS encoding serine/threonine-protein kinase, translated as MRPVGSKYLLEEPLGRGATGTVWRARQRETAGAEAAVAGQPGETVAIKVLKEELANDPDVVMRFLRERSVLLRLTHPNIVRVRDLVVEGDLLALVMDLVDGPDLHRYLRENGPFTPVAASLLTAQVADALAASHADGVVHRDLKPANVLLMQNGGQMHPLLTDFGIARLADSPGLTRTSEFVGTPAYVAPESAEGRPQTSAVDIYGAGILLYELVTGRPPFSGGSALEVLHQHLNAEPRRPSTVPDPLWTVIERCLRKNPDDRPSAENLARGLRIVAEGIGVHANSMQIAAADGVGHLLAPDPTPATVPGGAYDPNAATSVLPHTGGPAGAADPTAVLPHTGGPSGAADPTAVLPPVPPHQPGQYGQQGQQGQQPEQPHPWQSQMRAARDRNEPTQVQQYLDPGEDPLRRRPQRQVSRQPQQPQQPYPPQNQQQQRPQQQRPQQRQQQPPGYGYQGQPQQQYAPPQHQQPQHQRYAPAPQQQPGQRPEPAPRQPREPRQRSANPMKIPGLGCLKGCLFTIVILFVAGWLIWELSPLQDWIGTGESYWQLISGWFDDVTGWIGDLADSGGSGTGGTGN; from the coding sequence GTGCGGCCAGTCGGCAGCAAGTACCTGCTCGAGGAGCCGCTCGGACGCGGCGCCACGGGCACCGTCTGGCGAGCCCGCCAGCGCGAGACCGCGGGCGCCGAGGCGGCCGTGGCCGGCCAGCCCGGGGAGACCGTCGCGATCAAGGTCCTCAAGGAGGAGCTCGCGAACGACCCCGATGTCGTGATGCGCTTCCTGCGGGAGCGGTCCGTGCTGCTGCGCCTGACCCACCCGAACATCGTCCGGGTCCGTGACCTGGTCGTCGAGGGCGATCTGCTGGCGCTGGTCATGGACCTCGTCGACGGCCCCGACCTGCATCGCTACCTGCGCGAGAACGGCCCCTTCACGCCCGTCGCCGCCTCCCTGCTCACCGCCCAGGTCGCCGACGCGCTCGCCGCCAGCCACGCCGACGGTGTCGTGCACCGCGACCTGAAGCCGGCCAACGTCCTGCTGATGCAGAACGGCGGGCAGATGCACCCGCTGCTCACCGACTTCGGCATCGCGCGACTCGCCGACTCCCCGGGCCTGACCCGGACCAGTGAATTCGTCGGCACGCCCGCGTACGTCGCGCCGGAGTCCGCCGAGGGCCGCCCGCAGACCTCGGCCGTGGACATCTACGGCGCCGGCATCCTGCTGTACGAGCTGGTCACGGGCCGCCCGCCGTTCTCCGGCGGCTCCGCCCTCGAGGTGCTGCACCAGCACCTGAACGCCGAGCCGCGCCGGCCGTCCACGGTCCCGGACCCGCTCTGGACGGTCATCGAGCGCTGCCTGCGCAAGAACCCGGACGACCGGCCGAGCGCCGAGAACCTCGCGCGCGGGCTGCGGATCGTGGCCGAGGGCATCGGGGTGCACGCGAACTCGATGCAGATCGCGGCCGCCGACGGCGTCGGCCATCTGCTCGCGCCCGACCCGACGCCCGCCACCGTGCCCGGCGGCGCCTACGACCCCAACGCCGCGACCAGCGTCCTGCCGCACACGGGCGGTCCGGCGGGCGCCGCCGACCCCACCGCCGTCCTTCCGCACACGGGCGGCCCGTCCGGCGCCGCCGATCCGACGGCCGTCCTCCCGCCGGTGCCGCCGCACCAGCCGGGACAGTACGGTCAGCAAGGACAGCAGGGTCAGCAGCCGGAGCAGCCGCACCCCTGGCAGAGCCAGATGCGGGCCGCCCGTGACCGCAACGAGCCGACGCAGGTCCAGCAGTACCTCGACCCCGGTGAGGACCCGCTGCGCCGCCGCCCTCAGCGGCAGGTCTCCCGGCAGCCCCAGCAGCCCCAGCAGCCGTATCCGCCGCAGAACCAGCAGCAACAGCGGCCCCAGCAGCAGCGCCCCCAGCAGCGCCAGCAGCAGCCCCCCGGCTACGGATACCAGGGACAGCCGCAGCAGCAGTACGCGCCCCCGCAGCACCAGCAGCCTCAGCACCAGCGGTACGCGCCGGCGCCCCAGCAGCAGCCGGGACAGCGGCCCGAGCCGGCACCCCGGCAGCCGCGTGAGCCGAGGCAGCGCAGCGCCAACCCGATGAAGATCCCCGGACTGGGCTGCCTGAAGGGATGCCTGTTCACGATCGTCATCCTGTTCGTCGCCGGGTGGCTGATCTGGGAGCTGAGCCCGCTCCAGGACTGGATCGGCACCGGCGAGAGCTACTGGCAGCTGATCAGCGGCTGGTTCGACGACGTCACCGGCTGGATCGGAGACCTGGCCGACTCGGGCGGCAGCGGCACGGGTGGCACGGGCAACTGA
- a CDS encoding carbohydrate ABC transporter permease — translation MEKLNGGLVRAFLIVVGLFWLVPTIGLLISSLRSPEDMSADGWWKVFAQPSQLTFDSYRKLLENGDITSSLVNTILITVPATVLVVVIGSLAGYAFAWMEFPGRDWWFLGVVGLLVVPVQVALIPIAELFGKIGLFGNIAGVILFHVGFGLPFAVFLLRNFFAEIPRELLEAARLDGAGELRLFARVVMPLGGPAIASLGIFQFLWVWNDMLVALVFTNADSQPITVALQTQVRQFGNNIDVLAPGAFISMVIPLAVFFAFQRQFVSGVMAGAVK, via the coding sequence ATGGAGAAGCTCAACGGTGGCCTGGTGCGCGCCTTCCTGATCGTCGTCGGCCTGTTCTGGCTGGTGCCGACGATCGGGCTGCTCATCTCCTCCCTCCGCTCGCCCGAGGACATGAGCGCCGACGGCTGGTGGAAGGTGTTCGCCCAGCCCTCCCAACTCACCTTCGACAGCTACCGGAAGCTGCTGGAGAACGGTGACATCACCAGTTCCCTCGTCAACACGATCCTGATCACCGTGCCGGCGACGGTCCTGGTCGTCGTCATCGGCTCGCTCGCGGGCTACGCGTTCGCGTGGATGGAGTTCCCCGGCCGGGACTGGTGGTTCCTGGGTGTCGTGGGGCTGCTGGTGGTGCCGGTGCAGGTGGCGCTCATCCCGATCGCCGAACTGTTCGGCAAGATCGGCCTGTTCGGGAACATCGCCGGGGTGATCCTGTTCCACGTCGGGTTCGGGCTGCCGTTCGCGGTGTTCCTGCTGCGGAACTTCTTCGCGGAGATCCCCCGCGAACTGCTGGAGGCGGCCCGTCTCGACGGCGCCGGCGAACTGCGCCTGTTCGCCCGGGTCGTGATGCCGCTGGGCGGGCCCGCGATCGCGTCCCTGGGCATCTTCCAGTTCCTGTGGGTGTGGAACGACATGCTGGTCGCGCTGGTGTTCACCAACGCCGACAGCCAGCCGATCACGGTCGCCCTCCAGACGCAGGTACGGCAGTTCGGCAACAACATCGACGTGCTCGCGCCCGGCGCGTTCATCTCGATGGTGATCCCGCTGGCCGTGTTCTTCGCGTTCCAGCGGCAGTTCGTGTCCGGCGTGATGGCGGGCGCGGTCAAGTAG
- a CDS encoding ABC transporter substrate-binding protein, whose protein sequence is MRSTSHTIRTRRTVKAAAAVLSGALALSLTACGSDDDKSGGSDSSTGGKESGSTLTLPKLDGTTLEVAAVWTGTEQANFKKVLAEFEKRTGAKITFVPAQDPIINFLGSKIAGGSPPDVAMLPQPGAIKQAADKGWAKPLGAEAQAELTKNYSQGWQDIGKAGGKQYGVYYKAANKSLIWYNAKVFENAGASAPKAWKDLLTTAQTVYDSGVTPFSIGGADGWTLTDWFENVYLSQAGPEKYDQLAQHKIKWTDPSVKEALTTLAQIWGKKDWVAGGASGALQTEFPASVTQTFTGGDQPKAAMVYEGDFVQVNIADTKSKVGTDAKVFPFPQVGGTAPVVSGGDAAVILKDSKGAQALATFLASPDAAEIQAKLGGYLSPNKNVDVSVYPNEVQRTIAKALVAAGDDFRFDMSDQAPQAFGGTPGKGEWKDLQDFLKNPTDVAGTQAKLESDAAAAYGN, encoded by the coding sequence ATGCGCAGCACGAGCCACACCATCCGGACACGCAGGACCGTGAAGGCGGCCGCCGCGGTTCTGTCGGGAGCCCTGGCGCTCTCGCTCACCGCGTGCGGCAGCGACGACGACAAGAGCGGAGGAAGCGACAGCAGCACCGGAGGCAAGGAGTCCGGCAGCACCCTCACCCTCCCCAAGCTCGACGGCACCACTCTCGAAGTGGCCGCCGTATGGACCGGCACCGAACAGGCGAACTTCAAGAAGGTCCTCGCCGAGTTCGAGAAACGCACCGGCGCGAAGATCACCTTCGTGCCCGCGCAGGACCCGATCATCAACTTCCTCGGTTCCAAGATCGCGGGCGGCTCACCGCCGGACGTGGCCATGCTGCCGCAGCCAGGCGCCATCAAGCAGGCCGCCGACAAGGGCTGGGCCAAACCGCTGGGCGCCGAGGCCCAGGCGGAGCTCACCAAGAACTACTCGCAGGGCTGGCAGGACATCGGCAAGGCGGGCGGCAAGCAGTACGGCGTCTACTACAAGGCCGCGAACAAGTCGCTGATCTGGTACAACGCCAAGGTCTTCGAGAACGCGGGCGCGAGCGCACCCAAGGCGTGGAAGGACCTGCTGACCACCGCGCAGACGGTGTACGACTCCGGCGTGACCCCGTTCTCGATCGGCGGCGCCGACGGCTGGACCCTCACCGACTGGTTCGAGAACGTCTATCTCTCCCAGGCGGGCCCGGAGAAGTACGACCAGCTGGCCCAGCACAAGATCAAGTGGACGGATCCCTCCGTGAAGGAGGCGCTGACCACGCTCGCCCAGATCTGGGGCAAGAAGGACTGGGTCGCGGGCGGTGCGAGCGGCGCGCTCCAGACCGAGTTCCCGGCCTCGGTGACCCAGACCTTCACCGGCGGCGACCAGCCGAAGGCGGCAATGGTCTACGAGGGCGACTTCGTGCAGGTCAACATCGCCGACACCAAGTCGAAGGTCGGCACGGACGCCAAGGTGTTCCCGTTCCCACAGGTCGGCGGCACCGCGCCGGTGGTCTCCGGCGGTGACGCGGCCGTCATCCTGAAGGACTCCAAGGGCGCGCAGGCGCTGGCGACCTTCCTGGCCTCGCCGGACGCCGCGGAGATCCAGGCCAAGCTCGGCGGCTATCTCTCGCCGAACAAGAACGTCGATGTCTCCGTGTACCCGAACGAGGTGCAGCGGACGATCGCCAAGGCGCTGGTCGCGGCGGGCGACGACTTCCGCTTCGACATGTCGGACCAGGCCCCGCAGGCCTTCGGCGGCACCCCCGGCAAGGGCGAGTGGAAGGACCTCCAGGACTTCCTGAAGAACCCGACGGACGTGGCCGGCACCCAGGCGAAACTGGAGTCGGACGCGGCAGCGGCGTACGGGAACTGA
- a CDS encoding FHA domain-containing protein yields MQIRLTVVDPTGPPLPAQGTARAGGPPARARSASCDVLVTAPAGTALAAVASALAAAVSGEGTPSASSAAAVVLYAGVERLDTQRCTLGEPPLIDGAVLSLGAPADPEPHPEVDEAPARLHVVAGPDAGGVHLLHGGQVRVGRSADADVPLDDPDVSRLHCAVTLSADGRVTVADLGSTNGTTLDGARVQARPVRLVPGALLRVGESALRLAPPGGPGPRAATTPDGEGHVRVPCAGTVAQDGDPAAGGPSGDRSAPGAAQARATGDGTGDREGPSGPTGHALGTVDWNDSSRTRGGRASGAGEAPAAPPVVPGQGTAPRIESRRGGEARPVDPARTTPGAVAPDSAPGAGGGSTATHAGLGSFTGAYDDVRGPHDDPRPPQNPAAPGSSPAPRSATTPAPAPSPTPASYPYDDLPDADPRAVTGRKGTPLRGTDIPPGVRKRGGLSAWARRLAGSRGGAQDTDGPGIHDEEETGAEPYPSALASPAPETWPDPAALLLTALGPGPRLWERGPGHPEALTVRLGTADRPAPDGSGLLPAVPVTTGLREVGALGLAGPRPRLSGLARAVLAQLAALHSPDTLEIVLISTDRARDEAERVAEWSWLGWLPHLRPGHGQDCRLLLAYDRDQATARADELLRRLEDQLSDSASGLAGTRAVQVPAPRSAAHRPSWAVADDTGEGGFPGPYTVVVVDGDPGGADLREAVARLAVAGPRAGIHVVCLAETPAASPSSPVAETYETACAAAPTFRACGAVALLSGDVATALRLLRVAPAGAQTERPGPVGPGTVGAVDAVSLAWAERFARALAPLRPDGAGGGGERHTRVSAPLPQSARLLDKLGLARATPASLMARWADAADDAEALGGRAWAVLGAGPRGPVGVDLVAEGPHLLIEGPAGSGRTELLRAVVASLAAAERPDRLGVILLDGRDTVGKGDGGHGDGLRICTDVPHVTTHLTANDPVRMREFAQSLSAELKRRSELLGRSGFAEWHTQRTVSGRIVPQRTPGAASPGAGPGGGSAGAADIESPPSATLRLRPGAAARQRAEAAPPLPRLVVVVDDLDALVSPALGSPGRPAAGSVMRALEAVAREGERLGVHLVTAAGPGGRTAESEPARLSTVRITLEPPGSGSDEPAPGRGRLKGADGRLTPFQGGRVTGRIPRTATLRPTVVPLEWHRMGDPPTRRPVRELGNGPTDLALLASALERAARQLSPTGGAPTAGA; encoded by the coding sequence ATGCAGATCCGGCTGACCGTCGTAGACCCGACGGGCCCGCCCCTCCCCGCGCAGGGCACCGCTCGTGCGGGGGGACCTCCGGCGCGGGCCCGCTCCGCGAGCTGCGACGTACTGGTCACGGCGCCCGCCGGCACGGCTCTGGCCGCGGTGGCGTCCGCGCTGGCCGCGGCGGTCTCCGGGGAGGGCACCCCGTCGGCCTCCTCCGCGGCGGCGGTCGTGCTCTACGCGGGCGTGGAGCGGCTCGACACCCAGCGCTGCACACTCGGCGAGCCGCCGCTGATCGACGGCGCCGTGCTGTCCCTGGGCGCCCCGGCCGACCCCGAGCCGCATCCCGAGGTCGACGAGGCCCCGGCCCGCCTGCACGTGGTGGCCGGACCCGACGCGGGCGGCGTGCACCTGCTGCACGGCGGCCAGGTCCGCGTGGGCCGTTCCGCGGACGCCGACGTGCCCCTCGACGACCCGGACGTCTCCCGGCTGCACTGCGCCGTGACCCTCTCCGCCGACGGCCGCGTCACGGTCGCCGACCTCGGCTCCACCAACGGCACCACCCTGGACGGCGCCCGGGTCCAGGCCCGTCCTGTCCGCCTCGTCCCGGGCGCCCTGCTGCGCGTCGGCGAGTCGGCCCTGCGGCTGGCCCCGCCCGGCGGGCCGGGTCCGCGGGCGGCGACCACGCCGGACGGGGAGGGCCACGTCCGGGTGCCCTGCGCCGGCACGGTCGCGCAGGACGGGGACCCGGCAGCGGGAGGCCCGTCCGGGGACCGCTCCGCCCCGGGCGCGGCACAGGCGCGTGCGACGGGCGACGGCACGGGTGACCGGGAAGGCCCGTCGGGACCGACCGGCCACGCCCTCGGCACGGTGGACTGGAACGACTCGTCGCGGACGCGGGGCGGGCGCGCATCCGGAGCCGGGGAGGCCCCCGCGGCGCCTCCGGTGGTACCGGGCCAGGGCACGGCGCCACGCATCGAGAGCCGGCGCGGCGGCGAGGCCCGCCCGGTGGACCCGGCGCGGACCACGCCGGGAGCGGTCGCCCCGGACAGCGCGCCGGGGGCGGGCGGCGGCTCCACGGCCACCCACGCCGGCCTCGGTTCGTTCACGGGCGCGTACGACGACGTCCGCGGCCCGCACGACGACCCACGCCCCCCACAGAACCCCGCCGCCCCCGGCTCCTCCCCCGCCCCCCGGTCCGCCACCACGCCGGCGCCCGCGCCTTCGCCCACGCCCGCGTCGTATCCCTACGACGACCTTCCCGACGCCGATCCGCGCGCGGTCACCGGCCGCAAGGGCACCCCGCTGCGCGGCACCGACATACCTCCGGGCGTCCGCAAGCGCGGAGGCCTCTCCGCCTGGGCACGCAGGCTGGCGGGCAGTCGCGGGGGCGCCCAGGACACGGACGGCCCCGGGATCCACGACGAAGAGGAGACCGGAGCGGAGCCGTACCCGTCGGCCCTCGCGTCCCCCGCGCCCGAGACCTGGCCCGACCCGGCGGCGCTGCTGCTCACGGCACTGGGCCCGGGCCCCCGGCTGTGGGAACGCGGCCCGGGTCACCCCGAGGCGCTCACCGTGCGGCTGGGGACGGCCGACCGGCCGGCGCCCGACGGCTCGGGTCTGCTGCCCGCCGTACCGGTGACGACGGGGCTGCGCGAGGTCGGCGCCCTCGGTCTGGCCGGGCCGCGCCCCCGGCTGTCCGGGCTGGCGCGGGCGGTGCTGGCCCAGCTCGCCGCGCTGCACTCCCCCGACACCCTGGAAATCGTCCTGATCAGCACGGACCGCGCGCGCGACGAGGCGGAGCGCGTCGCCGAGTGGTCCTGGCTGGGCTGGTTGCCGCATCTGCGCCCCGGGCACGGCCAGGACTGCCGTCTGCTGCTCGCCTACGACCGCGACCAGGCGACGGCCCGTGCCGACGAGCTGCTGCGCCGCCTGGAGGACCAGCTCTCCGACAGTGCGAGCGGCCTTGCCGGCACGCGAGCGGTGCAGGTGCCCGCGCCCCGGAGCGCCGCCCACCGCCCCTCCTGGGCCGTGGCGGACGACACGGGGGAGGGCGGCTTCCCCGGCCCCTACACGGTGGTCGTCGTGGACGGCGATCCCGGCGGCGCCGATCTGCGCGAGGCGGTGGCACGGCTGGCGGTTGCCGGACCGCGCGCCGGCATACACGTCGTCTGCCTCGCCGAGACGCCCGCCGCCTCCCCCTCCTCGCCGGTGGCGGAGACCTACGAGACGGCCTGTGCGGCGGCGCCCACGTTCCGCGCGTGCGGAGCCGTGGCGCTGCTCAGCGGGGACGTGGCGACGGCGCTGCGGCTGCTGCGGGTCGCGCCGGCCGGGGCGCAGACCGAGCGGCCCGGCCCGGTGGGACCCGGCACGGTCGGCGCGGTGGACGCGGTCTCCCTGGCCTGGGCCGAACGCTTCGCGCGCGCTCTGGCGCCCCTGCGCCCGGACGGCGCGGGCGGCGGCGGTGAGCGGCACACACGGGTGTCCGCACCGCTGCCCCAGTCGGCCCGTCTCCTGGACAAGCTGGGCCTGGCCCGCGCCACGCCCGCCTCGCTGATGGCCCGCTGGGCGGACGCGGCCGACGACGCCGAGGCGCTCGGCGGCCGGGCGTGGGCCGTGCTCGGCGCCGGTCCGCGTGGCCCGGTCGGCGTGGACCTGGTCGCCGAGGGCCCGCACCTGCTGATCGAGGGGCCGGCCGGCAGCGGACGTACGGAGCTGCTGCGGGCGGTCGTGGCCTCGCTGGCCGCCGCCGAGCGGCCGGACCGGCTGGGCGTCATCCTGCTGGACGGCCGCGACACCGTCGGCAAGGGCGACGGCGGCCACGGCGACGGCCTGCGGATCTGTACGGACGTACCGCACGTCACCACCCATCTCACCGCCAACGACCCGGTACGGATGCGGGAGTTCGCGCAGTCGCTGAGCGCCGAGCTGAAGCGCAGGTCGGAGCTGCTGGGCCGTTCCGGCTTCGCGGAGTGGCACACGCAGCGCACGGTCTCCGGCCGTATCGTCCCGCAACGCACCCCGGGCGCCGCGTCCCCGGGGGCCGGGCCCGGCGGCGGTTCCGCAGGCGCCGCCGACATCGAGTCCCCGCCCAGCGCCACCCTGCGGTTGCGTCCGGGAGCGGCGGCCCGTCAGCGGGCCGAGGCGGCGCCCCCGCTGCCCCGGCTGGTGGTGGTCGTCGACGACCTGGACGCACTGGTCTCCCCGGCCCTCGGCTCCCCGGGCCGGCCGGCCGCCGGCTCGGTCATGCGCGCGCTGGAGGCGGTGGCCCGCGAGGGCGAGCGGCTCGGCGTGCACCTGGTGACGGCGGCGGGCCCCGGAGGCCGTACGGCGGAGTCGGAACCGGCCCGTCTGTCCACCGTTCGGATCACTCTGGAACCCCCCGGTTCCGGGTCGGACGAACCGGCGCCGGGCCGCGGCCGCCTCAAGGGCGCGGACGGCCGCCTCACCCCCTTCCAGGGCGGCCGTGTCACGGGCCGCATCCCCCGCACGGCGACCCTGCGTCCCACGGTGGTCCCCCTGGAGTGGCACCGCATGGGAGACCCGCCGACCCGCCGCCCGGTGCGGGAACTGGGCAACGGCCCGACCGACCTGGCCCTCCTGGCCAGCGCCCTGGAAAGAGCGGCACGCCAGCTCAGCCCCACCGGTGGCGCCCCCACCGCAGGGGCCTGA